TCCGAGTGTAAGTTGTTTTTGACGTTTCATGATTGCTCCTCTCTCAGTGTAAGTACCAATGTAACGATTTGAGACAGACCAGCAGCAACTACAAACGACAACCATCCATAACGATAATTACCCATCATAAAGAAACTGAGGACTGCGAGTGACCAGATAACTGAGTTCGCAAAATTCTTAATCTGTTGGTTGCTCTCGCGAGTAGTCAATGTAATACCATTTTTCTCAAGTGTATTGAGGTGTTGGTAGTAAAGCAGTAGATCAGCAAGCTGTGTCACAAGATAGGCAACAATGAATAAGGTCCAACTCATTCGAATTCTATTCATCGATAGCACAAAGAACAGGAGTGTGGCGCCTATCCATATGATGGCATGGATTGAATCACGAATGCGCTTTGACTTTGGCGTTTCTGCAACACTTTTAGGTGTTGGTTGCTCTTCAGTTGGTTTTGAAATGGAAACCAATAACATAACTCCGATTGCGATCATCGTGAACATGATGGCGACTCCAAAAACGGCGTATTTTTCAGCAAACTCTCCGAAGAGAATGACAGGAATTACTGCGGTAATAAAGAGGAAAATTGCAGTACCTTTTTTCATATTATCAGACGTTTGTCCGTGGATATTAATTTCAACGGTTTGTTTGATGGTGTTCTCAGTTGAAGAAAGATGAATCAATTCGTCAACATCACCAATTCCAGATACAACCTTCTTGTAGGCAACGTCGGGGTCATTTCCTTCCGATAAAAGGTCATGATATTTTTCATTCAAATTTATCGAGAGTTCCTCTTTGGTCTCAAGAAGCTGCTCATTCATTTGAATATCATCAAACAAACGATCGACATATGCTGCAATTTTTTTATTCATGTTCTTTACCTCCTATAGTAATCAGTGCGTTAATCATAACTTGGGCTGTATGCCAGTCTTCGATGTTGCGTTCGTACGTTCGTTTCCCATCAATCGTGATGGTGTAATAACGCCGACGTGCTCCTGAATCTTGGTCTCCCCAGTAGGAACTAATCATTCCTTGATCTTCCAAACGTCTAAAGGCACTGTAAAGTGTTGCCTCCTTAAGTTCGTAGTCGCCATTCGTCGTTTCACGAACTGCTTTATTAATCTCATAGCCATAACTGTCTTTAATCATAAGTTGTGCTAGGATGATTGTTTCGGTATGTCCACGTATTAAATCCGATGTAATAGACATGCAATATACCTCCTGTGTTGATAATACTAATTTAACAGAAGATACTTCGCCTGTCAAGGTATCTCGAAGAACATATGATTTGCACACAAATGATAAGATTGATGACATCAAAGCGTTATTTAAGAGCGAGTGACAATAACGGTCATGGGAACATGGTACGATGAAAAGAAAACAAAGGAGTATTTTATGGACATTACATTTTGGTATGTCGTTGCTAGTATTATTCTCATTATAATTGTCTTACGTATTTTTGCTTACATTCAAAAGCAGCAGATTTTAAGGTTAATTCGTACAGAATATGGTGTTAATCGTACACAGATATATGATGGTCGAAGAATTGATCAAGTCGCACGTTACTATTATCAGTTGCGAAGTGATAGTGTGGATACACTTGATGATCAAACCTGGTTGGATTTACAAATGAATGAAATTTTTAGAACACTTGATTACACCCAATCAAGTATCGGTTCGGAGTATCTTTACGCACAGTTACGCCAACAGAATAAAATAAATGCTAATCGTTTTGAAGAGCAAGTCACGTATTTTTCAAATCATCCAAATGAGCGGGAGGCACTACAATATGAATTTCGCATGATGAAAACAAAAGATGATAATAAATTTGTGGAACATATAGCTTCAGAGTCAGCATTTGCTTCATTCCAAACAGGTGTTGTCAGTTTTATGGGAATCATGGGATTCTTTACGACGCTGTACTGCATCCTTTATCCAAGTAGCGCTCTCGAAGACGGGTTGGGAATAATTGCTATCGGTATCATTCTTATTGGACAGTTTATGATGAGTTCTGCGATTTATGAGCGAACAAAAGATACCTGGGATACCATGATCATGTTCTGTAAAGTTTTTAAGAAACTTAAAGTATTGGAGAAACTTGATCCTAATGTGTTTGAAGACGAACTTAAAGAAGTCGCACGTATAAAAAAAGCAATGACATCGCATGCTTCATTTGTCGTTACGTATGTTGAGTTGACAATGGGGAGTTCCAGTGCGAATGCAATCTTCTATGTAATCGCAGCATTTTATGGACTTTATGGGATTGCATTGCAACAAGCGAAGAAATTATTCATCAAAAATCGTGGCGATATCTTATCATTGTACGACCTTATTGGTCATCTTGAGACGTGTATTGCGGTTGCTTCTTATCGACAGTTCAAGGGCGAATATTGTACGCCAACGTTCCATGACTCAGCTTCAATTAATGCTGTATCCGTATACCATCCTTTGATAAAAAAACCTGTCAAGAATACGAAACATGTTGACCGATTGTCAATGGTGACGGGTGCAAATGCGAGTGGAAAAACGACATTTGCCCGCACACTCGCGGTCAACGTAGTTTTGTCACAGACAATCAATACCGCAATGGCAACCGCGTTCCAATTTAAGTTAGGCAATGTCTATTCGTCAATCACGATATCGGATGATTTATTGGGAGGGGACAGTTTCTATATGGCAGAGATTAAGCGCCTTAAAGAAATGGTGAGTTTATCTCAAGGGGGAACCTATACCATGTTCTTTATGGACGAAATGCTTAAGGGGACCAATGCAGTTGAACGGATTGCAGCTGCATCAACAATATTGGATACATTTGCTCAAGGTGATTGTTTCTTATTGCTAACCACACATGATATTGAGCTGACACAACTGCTTGGAAGTAAATACTCAAACTATCACTTCAAGGAAGTGACAACAGATCAAGAAATTACATATGATTACCGTATTTATGATGGCATCACCACAGGAAGTAACGCAATCGCTCTACTTCGTGTGTGCAATTATGATGAAGATATCGTTGTGGAAGCACAAAAACGTGCGGACCACTACGGTGCTACAAATACATGGATTGCTTGAAATTTGAGATAGTAGGAGGAAATAGAAATGAATGATTTTGATATTAATGGTTTTTGGAAGCACGTCGCACTGCAAGATCCGCAACAGCTTAGTGCCTATTTCAATCCGGATGCTACGATTCTTTGGGAAGCTACCAATGAATCCTTTACAGTTGCATCGTATCTGCGCGCTAATTGTGAGTATCCAGGGCGCTGGCAGGGGACGGTGATTGAGGTGAAGGCGTGCCCAGATACACTTATGTCGATAACTAAAATTGATGAATTAGAGATGAAATTGTCGTTCTATGCAGTCTCATTCTTTACGATAAAAGACGGACTAATAACCCACTTACGTGAGTACTGGTGTGATATCACTGAGGCTCCGCAATGGCGCCAAAACTTGAGAATAGGGAAGGCAATTCGATGATTGATACAATTATTTCTGATTTGAAACGTGAAGCGAGTGAAAAACATCGTATGAACGTTATCAAGCTTGGTATTCCGGAGACAAACAGTTTGGGTGTCCCCACACCATTTATTCGTAAATATGCGAAAACACTAAAGAAAGATGATCGCTTGGCCAGATTGTTGTGGGATTCTGGGTATCATGAAGCCCGGATCCTGAGTGTTTTAGTTTATGATGCGCTCACTGTAACGCACGATGATTTGGATAGAATGGTTGCTGACATCTACTCATGGGATTTATGTGACCATTTTTGCAAAGAACTCGTGATTAAAACACCGTTTTATACATCATGTTTAAGTGCATGGATACAGGAGTCGAAAACGTATTCTGTGCGTGCAGCTTTTGTGATTATGTGTGCTGATATTGTCCACAATAACGACATCGAATATGAAACAATCGCAGATTATCTGGAACTCTGTCGTTCATACAGTGACAATGACTCGCTATATGTAAAAAAATCGATTTCCTGGGTAATGCGAGAAATTGGAAAAATAGATCAAGAGTGGCAGGAGCGAGTCATACTCCAATGCCATGATTTATTATCAAGTAATAACAGAGCCCAACTTTGGTTAGCCAAAGATGTATTGAAAGAAGTGGCGGATTTGGTCAAGGTGACGGGACGAAGACGATTGATATCAAAGCATTCAAAGATGGGGCAGCAAAGCAATCAATAAAAAGAAACGAGGAATATTATGAAAACACTGTTTGCAACGGTTGGTGTACCTGGAAGTGGAAAATCAACATATTTACATGATTTAGGGCTTTATGAACGCGGTTTTGTTTTAAGTACCGACGCAATCCGCAAACTTATCTCAGCGGAGACATACGAATGGAATGACGAAAACGGTCTGCAACTCTATACCAATGAATCACGTCATAAGACAAGTGAGTTAACCTTCAAAATGGTAAATCAACTTATTGAAAGTCGTTCTGAGCGGGGGATGACCACGATCCTCGATAGCACGTTGTGCAATCGAAAGACAATTAATGGTTTGATTCAAATGACCAAAAAGTTACGGATTCGACTCGTACTCATCGATTTTGATGTAGATTATGATACATGTGTTGCACAGAATATGCTGCGCGAGCACCCGGAGCGCGTACCACTCAATGTCATCGATCGCATGACAAATGCAAAGCAAGATGTACTCAAAATTGCACAAGACAAGAAGATTGAAATCATCAACTATCGCGATTTAGAGAATCGGTTTGCATCCAAGCCAACACTTGTGATTCCGGATGAATCACGTTTGATTGCCATTGGTGATATTCATAATGACTACTTATCATTACAAGAAATCGTCGCCACATTCCGTGAATCGGATGCGGTGTTTTTCCTTGGAGATTATATTGACCGAGGACCGCAACCATTCGAGACGTTAGAACTTTTGGGAAGCTTACTTAATCGACCGAATACATGGTTCATACGGGGGAACCATGATGAATCAATACGTCATATTGGTGAATACTTAAAAGATGGAAACTATCGTTTTAGTGACTTGGGTGATGCTACAAAAACTGGAGTACGCAAAACAGCCCAAGATACACTTGGAAAACTGATTGAACATTTCTATACACACCATATCCAAGCTGATGCAATTAAACAATTCGCAAGTACGATTCGTAGCTTTGAAAATCGCCTGCGCTCGTTTGCACATATTAAGTATCAAGATAAAGAATTCATACTCACACATTCAGGAATTGATAATGAAGTTGTATCCTGTGACAATTTGAATTTAGTGAATCTGGACAGTGTTACATTTGGATTGGGGTCCTATAAGTATGATATTGACCAAAAATATCGCGAAACACTTCCCCAAGCAATTCAAATCCATGGACATCAAAATAGTTATGATGGCAGTAATTATTGCCATTTCTCATCGTCGATAAACTTAAATCCTCTCAATGGAGAATCGGGCATTCGATGGTGTATTTTTGATGGTGATACTTACATTGCAGATACCGTGTATGTTCATTTTGACATGCCGAAAACTGTCGATGTAGGTCTCTTTATTGCACGCTCAAAAGGGAATTCTGATATAAACATTAAGTGGGATATTGGAATGGATGATATCGCCTCATTTAATTTTTCACGTGATGTATTTTACAACTCGAACTGGTATCGGGATGTCATGCTTGCGCGTGGTCTTTTTATCAATGTTGTAACTGAAACGGTAGTAGCTCGCGGTTTTGACAAGTTTTTTAACTTTAATGAAAATAGTTTTTCGAGTGAGAGAACCTTGGTTGATTCGCTATCGTATCCGCTGGTTGTCTCAAAAAAAGAAAATGGATACTTGGGTGTCCTTGGGTACGATGTGGCCAGTGATGCCCTTGTATTTGCATCAAAAACAACACTTAAATCAATGCATGCTGAACTTTTTGAAGCAATGCTTCGGTCTGTAATGATCGATGAACGCGGATTAAAAGACTTCCTTCACAACAATACGATGTCATTGATGTTTGAAGTTGTAAACCCCGAAAAAGATCCCCATCCAATCTACCCGCGTGATTTGAAGAATCGCTTGATAATTCTTGGTGGGATTGAAAGGGCCTTACATGAAGATTTAGATTTCTCGCAACAACCAAATCTTGACGCGTACTTCGATTGGAACCAACAAGACGTTGCAATATCGTATGTTGAGTATGAAACAATTGAACGTGATGAACACCTTACAATTGGTGAACAAAATCGTGCGTTCTTAAGAACTTACAGTAGTAAAAATGATTCAATTGATTTTGAAGGTTTTGTAATCAGAGATGTGAATGGATTGATGTTTAAGTACAAGAGTGTATTTTATCAGTTATCGAAAATGACAGTCCGTAATTTTGAAGCAAACCATTCCCTTGATTTCTTACGCAAAGGGCTTAAAAAGCGTGGTTTCTTCGAGGATGCGTTCTTGGAAGCGTATCTGGTCGATGTCGCATCTTATATCGAATGGGAGGGTCAAAAATGTTCGATTGATCGTCATGGATTACAGGAAACTGTGTACAAACATTACCGGAATGCAAAACCCTCACATGAATTTAGATATTAAGGGAGAATCGTTATGTATGATTGGTTTACAGTAACAACAATTAACGCAACGACCTTTGCAATCAGTGAGCTCCATCATTGGGAAAAAGTGCACTCGTTTCTTTTGATCGGAGAATCGAGAGCAGTCCTTATTGATTCAGGAATTGGTATTTACTCGATAAAAGAGGTAGTAGATGCACTGACATCACTTCCTGTGAGTGTAATTACCACACATGTCCACAGTGATCATATTGGAAATCACCATGAGTTTGAAACAATTGCAGTGCATGAACTCGAGGTAGATTGGCTGGTCCATGGTATTCCTGGCATTACACTTGAATCCATTCGAGAGAATGTAATTCGTGATGTGCACTATCCCTTACCACGTGGATTCGACATTACGACATTCGATCTTTTTAAGGGTCAACCCCAGTATGTGCTCAAAGACAATGAAATTATTGACCTTGGCAATCGTAAAATTAAGATTCTACATACACCCGGTCATTCTCCCGGTCATATTGCAATTCATGATTTACGAGATGGGTTGTTATTTACAGGTGATCTCTTGTATCTTGATACTCCAATTTATGCCTTTTATCCAAGTACAAATCCGCAAGATTTGGTCACATCCTTAGCGCGAATTGCGAGTATTCCAGACATCACCATGATTTATGGTTCACATAATACTTTGGGGATTACGAGTGACGTCTTGAGTGAAGTTGAAAAGGCTGTGGTCTTTCTACGTGATAATGATTTGATTCACTTTGGTACGGGTCTGCATACATTCAAGACAATTTGTATTCAGTTTTAAGTGACACTACTACCAGAGTATATATGTTTAGAAAATTACTGATTGACTCTAAACACCGCTTCAGTGTTATGATGCATTGAGAAATGGTTCAAAATATTCTTGAATGTAAGACAAGGCAGGTTGGTATGATCATAAATGAGATAGCATTGGGTGTTAGATTTCTCTTGGAAGTCTATGGCACACTCGCGATAGTATTTAATATCTTGAAGATGAAGCAAATGGGCTCACACCGTTATATCGTTGCAGTGCTCGCGTTATTCATCGTAATCGCACTTTGGATGCTGTTTGTATCACCAAAGGCATCGATCCAAGTGTCTTCACATGTTCGGTTCGCCATTGAGATTGTTATTATAGGTTTCTCAATACTCATGCAGTATATTGGTGGGCAAGAAATTGGTGCGCTCTTGTATATATTGCTTTATGCAATCAGTAAAGCAATAATTGCTTTTAATTGACAATTATTTCAAGGTATACTATGATGAAGATAACGAAAGGCGGTGCGAACATGCGTACAACTCCTACACATTAAATCATTCATAATAAAATAGGAGGAGTTTTGCCATGCTTAATATAACCGTCGGTGTTAAGTCACCACAGGGGCGCGAACTTGTCGCGCCTTTTTCTTTGTCTATAAATACAAAGGATAAGATTGCTGTAATTGGGGAAGAGGGGAACGGAAAAAGCCTGTTCTTTAAATCGCTAATACATGATTCAAGTTTAAATGATCTCGTTGTAGATCTCACATTGAGTCACACGAAAACAGTTTTTGGATATCTCTCACAAGATATTTCTAAGGAGTCACTCAATATCAGTGCGCTCGATTTCATGATCGAAGAGGATTGGGATCGCTATCAGTACCTCAATGAGAACCTTGAACGCATACTGCCACACTTAACGGATGCTGATTTAGACAGACCAGTTTCGTCGTTTAGTGGTGGAGAACGGGTTAAACTACAGATAATTCGCTTGATGATGCAACGTGTTGATTGTTACGTGCTTGATGAACCAACAAACGACTTGGACTTGCCAACAATTATATGGTTTGAAGACTGGTTACTTGCGCTTGATAAACCTGTGTTATTTATCTCGCATGACGTTCGTTTGATTTCGAATGTTGCCAATCGCATTGTCCATTTTGAACAAACACATCGCAAAACACGATCGCGTATTACAGTCTTTGAAGGCGACTATGCAACCTACGTAGCAACTCGCAATTCGCATATTAATCAGCACAACCAAAATGTTGACAATCTTGCGAATCAGAAGGCAAAACAGATGGATCGATGGCGCCAACTCTACAGCAAAGTAGAGCACAAATTGTCCACAAATACCCGTCAGAATCCAGCGAAAGGTCGTCTTCTTAAGAAGAAAATGAAAGCTGTAAAGTCAATGGAAAAGCGATTTGATCGCGAGGTTATTGATGATAAAATTGATGTTGAGGACGCGATTTCATTACGTTTTGAACCCAATAAAGGGGTACATCGCAAACGTGTAAAAACGATCGATGTAGACAGCTTGGATATTGCAGGAAAGCATTTGGGAGATAATTATTTCCTTGATATCTACAGTACGGATAAAGTCGCAATTATTGGTAGAAATGGTATTGGAAAGAGTACCCTCATCAATCGCGTATTTGCTGAACATGGTGCCATTATGTACCAGGATTACAGACGCAATCTAGATTATGATGCGAACCCAATTGATAATTGTGTACGCACTGGAGATCGCGAGGAACGAGGCCTGATAACCAATCACTTGGGAAGTCTTAAGTTTACAGAGACAGAAATGAATACGCCCATGCGTTACCTTTCAGGAGGGCAGAAAGCGAAAATATCACTTTTAAAACTTGTGTTACTCAAACCCGATGTTATCGTTTTGGATGAGCCATCACGAAATCTGAGCCCGTTGTCAGTAAGTGAAATTTACACCATGCTTCAGAATTATCAAGGTGCGATTGTTTGTATTACCCATGACCGTTCGCTTATTGATGCAGTTTTTAATCAAGTTCTAGAGTTTACAGAAGAAGGATTTAAAAAAATGCCAGTCGATTGACTGGCATTACTTTGTGGCTTCAAGTGTAATAATGTTGCCATTAGCATGGTGTTTAAACTGATAATTGGTTGAAATGATAACATCCTGAAAGCCAATGGTTTGAAGCAGTAAGGTCATTTCTTGAATTCCATACCAAACAATTGGGAAATTCTGTAACTCGGTGTCAATGAGTTCACCATCTTTCCACTTTTCGTATTTGATAAGTGAATGTGTAGTTTGCGTATGCCAATCCATGGACAGTGACTTCATCTCCCAAACGATCCCGCAATTTTCGGTGATGTTTACAAATGATGTGTGTGATGAACCGACAATAAAATCATCGGGAAGCAGGATATCGAAGATAAAGCGACCACCAGTATTCAGATGCGTGTAAATGTTTTTAACCATCGCAACCATGCTCTCATATTGAGTGATGAGACAGAAGGTCCCCGATGGCATAATGATGGCATCGTAGGAATGTTCGAGTGCCATTGTCATGGCATTATCATGGAAAATTACGGTATCAAGATTGAACTGATCGAGATTGCGTTTGTTTGATTGAATCATATTCCACGATGTATCAACACCATGGACTTTATATCCTTGTTGAAGTAAGGGTATCATGACGCGTCCTGTTCCGCTTCCAATTTCAAGAATACTTCCCGTAACATTTTTGAGTCGCTTTGCATAAAATTCAATGTCACCATCAATCGAATAACCGATTGGTTTTGTAATTTCATAAACCGCAGTACTTAAGGGACCATAATCTTTAAACATAAGAATCACCAGCCTTTCTTACATCATACGAACTCTCGATACTTAAGTCAATGAACTCGAGGTTAAACCTTGAAGATGATTGGATTGTTGTTGTACTAATGCAATCATTGTATTTAAAAGATCGTCTGGCTGAATGGCAATGATGGATGTATGAAATTTTAAAAAATATTCCGACATAAATTCGAGTTCATCGGGGTGGTAGTATCCGTTAATGTGCGCAGTATTGCCACATTCAGTGAGTGTCATATTTGGAAAAGCGTCTCGTTTATAGCGGTCAATAGCATCTGATTTAATGGAGACAGAAAACGGGATGGTTCGCTGAAATTGTTGATGCAGTGGTATGGAATTGGATGCAAAATCGTAGGTAAAATCATGGGCAAATTCGACAGGATTTATAATTTTATCGACGCGAAATGTTTTGATGTAATTCATGTCAATGTCAAAGGCTTGCAGGTACCAAAAGCCTTTTGTTGAACTCATGGTCAATGGATGAACATTACGCAGTGAATCTTTATATGTAAAGGAACAGTTTGAATTGTGTAAAATATGGTTGATGAGGAAATCGAGATGAGGTGTGTCTGCTTGCATTGTATCCATCGAAAAGGAGAACCGCGCTTCTAATTTCGAAATCGTATGCAATTCGCTTGCGGATAATCGTTGTCGATATTTGTTGGTGATGCTTTGGTACTCTGTGTTAAAAGGGAGCGGTTTAAATCCTTTTAGTGATTGAATTGCAAAGAAAATCGCAATAATTTCTGAGGATGAAAAGTAAACAGGTGGTGTGATATTGCTGTTTACAACTGTGTAGCCGCCGTGCTTTCCAGGATGAGAAACAAGTGCCGCTCCAAGTTCTTCAAGTTTTGTAATATCCCGTAAAGCGGTGCTCTTGGATATATTAAATGTCACCATTAAATCATTGAGTTGGAAATGTTTTTTATCTTTGAGGTAATACAGCATATCGTGAATTCGGTTTGTTTTACTCATAAATATCTCCTTTTACTCTAATGGTATCATACTATGACACCATTAAGTGATACCCTATTTATGAAGGGAGGTTTATTATGAAAGAATTATTCTTATGTTCATCATTTAAAGACGTTGACGCGTTATTTATACAGCACGTTCACAATCGGCACCGGGGTCAACGCGTTGCTTTTATTGCGACAGCAGCGGAGGTTGAGTCGTATCGGGGGTATGTATCGGCAGCACGAAGTGTGTTTGAGGTACTTGGAATTGAGATTGTGATGATTGATGTTCACAAACAAACCTATGAGGACATCGATTCTCATTTTTCCGTTTGTGATTACATTTACGTCTCGGGAGGAAATACTTTTTATCTTCTTCAAGAATTACGAAAGCATAACATTGATACATTAATTCGGACGTATGTGAATGCAGGTAAGGTATATCTTGGAGAATCTGCCGGTTCAATTATCATGGGGAGTGATATTTCCTATGTTAGGGGAATGGATGATCCTGAGAAAGCTGCAGAACTCAAAAGCACAAAAGGGATTGGGATGGTTGGATTTCATATTCTTCCTCACGATGGGTGTTCTCCTTTTGTGAAAGCGACGGCTGCGATTAGATGTAATTTTAAGGGCGATGGTTTGTTGCCGATTTCAAATTCTGAAGCGGTTTTTGTATGCGATGAATTCGTGAGCGTGTTAGCCATCAAATCATAAGCTATGTTATAATAATAGCAGTGAGGTGGGCTTATGTGGGAACTCTTGAAGATTGAACCAACTACAGATTTAGAAACAATACGTTTGGCATACTTTTCGTGTGTTCAAGAGGAAGGGGAATCAGAAGCATTAAATGGCGCATACAATGATGCATTGAATGCAGCAATTACTGCACAAGAATCAGTCCCTGTACCTAGCGAAACATTAAAAACCCTGGATGTGAGTGAAAGTGATGCGTGGCAAGCGTGGTTTGCGTCAATCGAAGACTATCCACTTAAAAGTGATGCGTTGATGGTTGCAATTCATCGAGAGTTGGCGCGTGTACCGGTAGAGAGAATTTCGGTGGATACGATGACTGGAGTTGTGATACCTGGCATTATAAAACTTCAAAAATTTTCTCCAGAAACACAAACGTTGTTTACCGATACAGTTCATCGCTATGAATCCATAGCCTCGTTTCGTGCGCGCAATCGATCTGCTTGGGACAGTTTACGCGGTGACAAACGTTCTGTGAAAATGGAGCGACGACGCAAGTTCCGTGTATTTCTAACATATTTCAATAAATTTGTGTACATCATGGGTTGGATTTTTATTGTGATTTTACTGTTTATGTTGCTTAATCGGGGTCGAGGAGAGGCGCGCCCACATCGCCCAAGCAACTCTAATTGGCTTTTCCAAGAATCGCGAAGTTTACTATAAGCACGTTCATTGACTTTTACGTTGTTTGTCATATAATAGTCACGTACAATTAAATATGTATACAAGGGGTGCTCGCGTTTGTGGGCTGAGACGAAACCGATGGTTTTAAACCCTTAAACAGCATTTTGCTGTTTAGCACTTGATCCAGATAATACTGGCGTAGGGATGTATTAATTCGCAATTTTTGTGAGTCTTTTAACACCTCTTTTCGCTTGGAAAGAGGTTTTTTATATTTAGAGGAGGAAATTTATGAACGCAAGTATAGCATTACAAATATTACCGCATG
The window above is part of the Erysipelothrix sp. HDW6C genome. Proteins encoded here:
- a CDS encoding YafY family protein, with the protein product MSKTNRIHDMLYYLKDKKHFQLNDLMVTFNISKSTALRDITKLEELGAALVSHPGKHGGYTVVNSNITPPVYFSSSEIIAIFFAIQSLKGFKPLPFNTEYQSITNKYRQRLSASELHTISKLEARFSFSMDTMQADTPHLDFLINHILHNSNCSFTYKDSLRNVHPLTMSSTKGFWYLQAFDIDMNYIKTFRVDKIINPVEFAHDFTYDFASNSIPLHQQFQRTIPFSVSIKSDAIDRYKRDAFPNMTLTECGNTAHINGYYHPDELEFMSEYFLKFHTSIIAIQPDDLLNTMIALVQQQSNHLQGLTSSSLT
- a CDS encoding Type 1 glutamine amidotransferase-like domain-containing protein, translated to MKELFLCSSFKDVDALFIQHVHNRHRGQRVAFIATAAEVESYRGYVSAARSVFEVLGIEIVMIDVHKQTYEDIDSHFSVCDYIYVSGGNTFYLLQELRKHNIDTLIRTYVNAGKVYLGESAGSIIMGSDISYVRGMDDPEKAAELKSTKGIGMVGFHILPHDGCSPFVKATAAIRCNFKGDGLLPISNSEAVFVCDEFVSVLAIKS